One segment of Polaribacter huanghezhanensis DNA contains the following:
- a CDS encoding peptidylprolyl isomerase, which translates to MAILSKIRERSMALILVIGLALFAFVLDPSSIQDFFNSTKVNTVGEVSGEVISRKDFSEALEAYKAQVGNRLTDMQASKIVWDNLVREKIYQTQLADAGITVGENDVWSALIDNQSIKTDQRFLNAAGLFDEGKLKEFLALAKDDNSEVWNAWSGFMGQLKSGLETSTYNNLITAGVGASLKEGELQYLTDNTKITSQYVYVPYATVADSLITVTKSEIETYIKANPVTFKVDASTDIKYVKFDIVPTQGDLDAIKKEVAGLLEDKDGVKGFKNTKNDAEFFVDNGSDLALDNSYNFKNTVSEVIADQVFKGKKGDVFGPYRDNGFFKISKINEVVQIPDSVKGVHILIPFIGSASAGSDTKKTAEQAKVSADSIFKLVRRNKKKFAAIADEINPDGTKGKGGDIGWITAKAAFSLDQDFGNGLFFSKKGDIKVVKTKFGYHIIRIDESKNKQQAVKLATFGRRIEASQATENTIFQNAETFALALTSGAKFDDVAKEKGVTPQSGFGLKMLDETVPGIGNQREIISWAHKKDNEVGAFKRFDTNNGHIVAIITNKTFKGLMSAARATNTVRPILMNQKKAAIINKTMIGATLADIAKSTKQTVRTASAISMQSPIISAVGFEPKIVGAMYSAKENTLFNNVNGEKGVFAFVVTKREAPIALPNYDSYRNRLASTRKTQTGLIYNAIKDAAEIVDNRGAFYGIE; encoded by the coding sequence ATGGCAATTTTATCTAAAATTAGAGAGCGTTCAATGGCATTAATCCTAGTAATAGGATTGGCTTTGTTTGCTTTTGTATTAGATCCTTCAAGTATCCAAGATTTTTTCAATTCTACAAAAGTAAATACTGTTGGAGAAGTTAGTGGAGAAGTAATTTCAAGAAAAGATTTTAGCGAAGCGCTAGAAGCATATAAAGCGCAAGTTGGTAATAGACTTACAGATATGCAAGCTTCTAAAATAGTTTGGGACAATTTAGTAAGAGAAAAAATTTATCAAACACAATTAGCTGATGCAGGTATTACTGTTGGTGAGAATGATGTTTGGAGTGCTCTTATAGATAATCAATCAATAAAAACAGATCAACGTTTCTTAAACGCGGCTGGTTTGTTTGACGAAGGAAAATTAAAAGAATTTTTAGCATTGGCAAAAGATGACAATTCTGAGGTTTGGAATGCTTGGTCAGGTTTTATGGGGCAACTTAAAAGCGGATTAGAAACATCAACCTATAATAATTTAATTACTGCTGGTGTAGGCGCTTCTTTAAAAGAAGGAGAATTACAGTATCTAACAGATAATACAAAAATAACGTCTCAATATGTGTATGTTCCTTATGCAACAGTTGCAGATAGTTTAATCACTGTTACAAAATCAGAAATTGAAACTTACATAAAAGCAAATCCAGTAACATTTAAAGTAGATGCTTCAACAGATATTAAATATGTAAAGTTTGATATTGTTCCAACGCAAGGAGATTTAGATGCAATTAAAAAAGAAGTTGCAGGTTTATTAGAAGATAAAGATGGTGTAAAAGGATTTAAAAACACAAAAAATGATGCTGAGTTTTTTGTTGATAACGGTTCAGATTTAGCGTTAGACAATAGCTATAATTTTAAAAATACAGTTTCTGAAGTTATTGCAGACCAAGTTTTTAAAGGAAAAAAAGGAGATGTTTTTGGACCATATAGAGACAATGGTTTTTTTAAAATTTCTAAAATAAATGAGGTTGTTCAAATTCCAGATTCTGTTAAAGGAGTACATATTTTAATTCCTTTTATTGGCTCGGCTTCTGCTGGTTCAGATACGAAGAAAACAGCAGAGCAAGCAAAAGTATCTGCAGATAGTATTTTTAAATTAGTTAGAAGAAATAAAAAGAAGTTTGCAGCAATTGCTGATGAAATTAATCCTGACGGAACAAAAGGGAAAGGTGGAGATATAGGCTGGATTACAGCTAAAGCAGCTTTTTCTCTAGATCAAGATTTTGGAAACGGATTGTTTTTTAGTAAAAAAGGAGACATTAAAGTTGTAAAAACGAAGTTTGGATACCACATTATTAGAATTGATGAAAGTAAAAACAAGCAGCAAGCTGTAAAATTAGCAACTTTTGGTAGAAGAATAGAAGCATCACAAGCTACAGAAAATACTATTTTTCAGAATGCAGAAACATTTGCTTTAGCATTAACAAGCGGAGCAAAGTTTGATGATGTTGCAAAAGAAAAAGGAGTTACTCCACAATCTGGATTTGGTTTAAAAATGCTAGATGAAACTGTTCCTGGAATTGGGAATCAAAGAGAAATAATTAGTTGGGCTCATAAAAAAGACAACGAAGTGGGAGCTTTCAAAAGATTTGACACAAACAATGGCCATATTGTTGCGATAATTACAAATAAAACATTTAAAGGTCTAATGTCTGCTGCAAGAGCAACAAATACGGTGAGACCAATTTTAATGAATCAGAAAAAAGCAGCAATCATTAATAAAACAATGATTGGAGCAACTTTAGCAGATATAGCGAAGTCTACAAAACAAACTGTTAGAACAGCTTCTGCAATTTCAATGCAATCTCCAATTATTTCGGCTGTAGGATTTGAGCCTAAAATAGTAGGAGCAATGTATTCTGCAAAAGAGAACACATTGTTTAACAATGTAAATGGAGAAAAAGGAGTTTTTGCTTTTGTGGTTACAAAAAGAGAAGCGCCAATAGCTTTACCTAATTATGATTCTTATAGAAATAGATTAGCAAGTACTAGAAAAACACAGACAGGTTTAATCTATAATGCAATTAAAGACGCTGCTGAGATTGTTGATAATAGAGGAGCTTTTTATGGAATTGAGTAA
- the rho gene encoding transcription termination factor Rho, with protein MFEITELKAKTLTELQEIAKTIGLSKTSQLKKLDLVYQILDTQAANLANQEKPKAEKPKRKRVVKKVIHQKTEEKTAPIVKEENKQKPKPTPREKVAESKPEVQKTEEKEAATTTEEKVEVKKPVHSNQNNPRQNNNQNKNRNNNQPREKVSKGNKSNTRYKDPDFEFDGIIESEGVLEMMPDGYGFLRSSDYNYLSSPDDIYVSQSQIKLFGLKTGDTVKGNVRPPKEGEKYFPLIRVSKINGLNPNVVRDRVSFEHLTPLFPQEKFNLAEKGSSLSTRIIDLFSPIGKGQRGMIVAQPKTGKTMLLKDVANAIAANHPEVYQIVLLIDERPEEVTDMQRSVRGEVVASTFDEPADKHVRVANIVLEKAKRLVECGHDVVILLDSITRLARAYNTVAPASGKILSGGIDANALHKPKRFFGAARNIEGGGSLTIIATALTETGSKMDEVIFEEFKGTGNMELQLDRNISNRRIYPAIDLIKSSTRRDDLLLDAKMVQRMWVLRKYLADMNPVEAMEFINERIKFSKNNQEFLISMNG; from the coding sequence ATGTTCGAAATTACAGAACTGAAAGCCAAAACTCTTACTGAATTACAAGAGATTGCAAAAACTATTGGACTATCTAAAACGAGTCAATTAAAAAAATTAGATCTTGTATATCAAATCTTAGATACTCAGGCCGCGAATCTTGCAAATCAAGAAAAACCAAAAGCCGAAAAACCAAAAAGAAAAAGAGTTGTCAAAAAAGTTATCCATCAAAAAACTGAAGAAAAGACGGCTCCGATTGTAAAAGAAGAAAACAAGCAAAAACCAAAACCAACTCCGAGAGAAAAAGTAGCAGAATCGAAACCTGAAGTTCAAAAAACTGAAGAAAAAGAAGCTGCCACAACTACTGAGGAAAAGGTTGAAGTTAAAAAACCTGTCCATTCTAATCAGAATAATCCAAGACAGAACAACAATCAGAATAAAAACAGAAACAATAATCAACCAAGAGAAAAAGTTTCTAAAGGAAATAAAAGCAATACACGCTATAAAGATCCTGATTTTGAGTTTGATGGAATTATAGAAAGCGAGGGTGTTTTAGAAATGATGCCAGATGGTTATGGTTTTTTACGTTCTTCTGATTACAATTATTTATCATCTCCTGATGATATTTATGTATCACAATCTCAAATAAAATTATTTGGTTTAAAAACCGGAGATACCGTTAAAGGAAATGTTCGTCCGCCAAAAGAAGGTGAAAAATATTTTCCTTTAATTAGAGTCTCAAAAATTAATGGATTAAATCCAAATGTTGTTAGAGACCGTGTTTCTTTCGAACATTTAACTCCGTTATTTCCACAAGAAAAATTCAATTTAGCAGAAAAAGGAAGTTCTTTATCAACAAGAATTATCGATTTATTTTCTCCGATTGGGAAAGGACAACGTGGAATGATTGTAGCACAACCTAAAACAGGTAAAACAATGCTTCTAAAAGATGTTGCCAATGCAATTGCAGCAAATCATCCAGAAGTATATCAAATTGTTTTATTAATTGATGAAAGACCTGAAGAAGTTACAGACATGCAACGTAGTGTTCGTGGCGAAGTTGTTGCTTCAACTTTTGATGAACCTGCAGATAAACATGTACGTGTTGCAAATATTGTGTTAGAAAAAGCAAAACGTTTGGTAGAATGTGGACATGATGTTGTAATTCTTTTAGATTCGATCACTCGTTTGGCAAGAGCTTACAATACTGTTGCTCCTGCTTCTGGTAAAATTTTATCGGGTGGTATTGATGCAAACGCGTTGCACAAACCAAAAAGATTTTTTGGTGCAGCAAGAAATATTGAAGGCGGTGGCTCTTTAACTATTATTGCTACAGCACTAACAGAAACTGGCTCTAAGATGGACGAAGTAATTTTCGAAGAATTTAAAGGAACTGGTAATATGGAATTACAATTAGATAGAAATATTTCTAATAGAAGAATTTACCCTGCTATTGATTTAATTAAATCTAGTACACGTAGAGATGATTTATTGTTAGATGCTAAAATGGTTCAACGCATGTGGGTATTAAGAAAATATCTTGCTGATATGAACCCTGTGGAAGCAATGGAATTTATCAACGAACGAATTAAGTTCTCTAAAAACAATCAAGAGTTTTTAATCTCGATGAACGGATAA
- a CDS encoding DUF4293 domain-containing protein, whose product MIQRIQTLYLLCASLFSGGLIFVFSLWIEKSTKIIFAQDLINETSLLIKTIFFSYLLSALLSVVAIFLFKNRQLQFVIGRINMLINFYLLGVLIYVSLTISGEAQVSEKGIGMFIPIIVIVLLALANKAIKKDEDLVKSVDRLR is encoded by the coding sequence ATGATACAAAGAATTCAAACATTATATTTATTATGCGCCTCATTATTTTCTGGCGGATTGATTTTTGTATTTAGTTTATGGATAGAAAAATCGACAAAAATTATTTTTGCTCAAGATTTAATAAACGAAACAAGTTTACTTATAAAGACAATATTTTTTTCATATTTATTATCTGCCCTATTATCAGTAGTTGCCATCTTTTTATTTAAAAATAGACAACTACAATTTGTAATAGGTAGAATAAATATGTTAATTAACTTCTATTTATTAGGTGTACTTATATATGTGTCACTAACGATATCTGGAGAAGCGCAAGTTTCTGAGAAGGGTATTGGGATGTTTATTCCTATCATAGTTATTGTGTTGTTGGCTTTGGCTAATAAGGCGATAAAAAAGGATGAAGATCTCGTAAAATCTGTTGACAGATTAAGGTAA